The Mus musculus strain C57BL/6J chromosome 2, GRCm38.p6 C57BL/6J genome has a window encoding:
- the Olfr1089 gene encoding olfactory receptor 1089: MERQNFTVVKDFILIGITNRPELKGPLFGLFLIIYLISLMGNMGMIILTIVDPRLQTPMYFFLKHLAVTDLGYSTAVGPKMLENFVVNQNTISYYLCALQLACFLLFITCELFILSAMSYDHYVAICNPLLYNVIMSKKKCWLLIVIAYLYGLFLSLIITLKMFRLSFCSYNIINHFFCDCIPLIPLLCSNTHEIQLIILVFAIFDLICSLLVVLVSYLLILITILRMNSTEGRHKAFATCGSHITVVTVFYGTLISMYLQPNYSHSFDTDKLASIFYTMIIPMLNPLIYSLRNKDVKNAGQRIWKKLCKI, translated from the coding sequence ATGGAGAGACAGAACTTCACAGTCGTGAAAGATTTCATCCTGATAGGCATCACTAATCGGCCTGAGCTGAAGGGTCCATTGTTTGGGCTGTTCCTCATCATCTATCTGATCTCATTAATGGGAAATATGGGCATGATCATACTCACAATAGTGGACCCTCGACTGCAAACACCCATGTACTTCTTTCTCAAACACTTGGCTGTCACTGATCTTGGTTATTCTACAGCTGTAGGACCTAAAATGTTAGAAAATTTTGTCGTGAACCAAAATACAATATCCTATTATCTTTGTGCTTTACAGCTAGCTTGCTTTCTTCTGTTCATTACCTGTGAGCTTTTTATTTTGTCTGCCATGTCCTATGACcactatgtggccatctgcaacCCTCTGCTCTACAATGTCATCATGTCAAAGAAGAAATGTTGGCTACTAATAGTAATTGCTTATCTGTatggtttgtttctgtctcttatAATTACTTTAAAGATGTTCAGGCTTTCATTCTGCAGCTACAATATAATCAATCATTTTTTCTGTGACTGTATCCCTTTGATACCATTGCTCTGTTCAAACACTCATGAAATTCAGTTGATAATTTTAGTATTTGCcatttttgatttgatttgttctCTTCTGGTTGTTCTTGTGTCTTACCTCCTCATCCTCATAACCATTCTGAGGATGAACTCTACTGAGGGCAGGCACAAGGCTTTTGCAACTTGTGGATCACACATAACTGTCGTCACCGTCTTCTATGGGACTTTGATATCTATGTATTTGCAGCCTAATTATAGTCACTCTTTTGACACTGACAAGTTGGCATCCATCTTTTATACCATGATTATCCCCATGTTGAATCCCTTGATCTACAGCTTGAGGAACAAGGATGTAAAGAATGCTGGACAGAGGATATGGAAGAAGTTGTGCAAGATTTGA